The bacterium DNA segment GTGGTTGTTTTCGGCGATTCGATTTCGGGAGGCCGGTGGTTCTCTGAAACGGGGACATCATATGCCAGTTTCATGAAACCGATGATGGAGGATGTGCTGGGCTGTAAAGTGAGCATGATCAATTCCAGCGTTGCCGACGATACTTATAAAAACGCGATCAGGCGAATTCAGGAAGATATTCTCTCGTTCCGTCCCGATGTTGTTTTTGTCATGCTCGGTTTTGTCGATTCGACTACATCGGGGCTTTACCAGCAGGTTTTTAAAAAACAGGTCGAAGATTTCATGAAGAATCTTCAGGAACACAAGATTTTTGCAGTAATACTTACCTCGACCGGATTCCGGGACATTGAAAATACCAAGGATTTCAGGTATATGCGGCTCAAGGAATTCAACGATATCGTAACCTATGCGGCTGCA contains these protein-coding regions:
- a CDS encoding SGNH/GDSL hydrolase family protein, with product MKHRFGVIGLACSVCLFFSCQGSRALIREKFETLRNRQEITVVVFGDSISGGRWFSETGTSYASFMKPMMEDVLGCKVSMINSSVADDTYKNAIRRIQEDILSFRPDVVFVMLGFVDSTTSGLYQQVFKKQVEDFMKNLQEHKIFAVILTSTGFRDIENTKDFRYMRLKEFNDIVTYAAALYHYPSIDVCAHMEKVFKTKPDEYRSMFSDPVHLNEKGQIFVAEYIMKSITNTLKKNDR